CTTTTAACAGAGGCATCTATGCGAGAGGATGGTATTCTTCGATCTTCGATTGCCTCTAATATTCCCTCTGCAGTGGTATCTACATCTTCTGGGTGAAGAAGGATATCTATACCAGCATCTACCGCAAGAACCGCTGTCTCTTTTTCAGTAAACCCCGTTAGAAAGGACGGGGCTTTAACCCCATCCTTTTTATAAGGAATTGAGATTTTATCTACCCCGTTAGAAACTGATTTTCTAACGGGGTCTATATCATCCCAGCCATAAATGGCGGGGCCTTCTAACGGGGTAAATCTCTTTGATACAGCATCCATTGTGAGTGCATCAGAGAGGATGAGTCCGTTAAAACAGAGTCTTTTTCTGAGGATTTTTGTTACAACCCTTTTTGAAAGGCTTGCAGGGAGTAAATCATCTATTGCTGGTATGCTTAGATGTCCAACCATTATCATCTCTACTCCAGAGTCTATCGCCTCTTTGAATGGTATAAGCTCGCATCTCTCAAGTTTATTGATAGACTTTCTGATTACAGGAAGTGCTTTATGAGAGTCAATCTCTGTACCTCCATGTCCCGGGAAATGTTTTCCGCAGGCAATAAGTCCTTTATTTTGAATACCTTTGATAAATTCCTTCCCAAACCAGGAGACAACATAAGGGTTATCGCCAAATGACCTTGTGCAGATAATTGGGTTATCGGGATTTATATTTATATCGAGTACAGGTATAAGCAGGGTATTTATGCCTGTATATACG
This genomic window from Nitrospirota bacterium contains:
- a CDS encoding glycoside hydrolase family 3 N-terminal domain-containing protein, translated to RGLGQQVEGTTVFPCHMAFSAAINRDNKDDIRLLRQAINAISSEAVYTGINTLLIPVLDININPDNPIICTRSFGDNPYVVSWFGKEFIKGIQNKGLIACGKHFPGHGGTEIDSHKALPVIRKSINKLERCELIPFKEAIDSGVEMIMVGHLSIPAIDDLLPASLSKRVVTKILRKRLCFNGLILSDALTMDAVSKRFTPLEGPAIYGWDDIDPVRKSVSNGVDKISIPYKKDGVKAPSFLTGFTEKETAVLAVDAGIDILLHPEDVDTTAEGILEAIEDRRIPSSRIDASVKRILKVKNRLRFEKSSVDFRSNRRISESITQRSITLVKENGSILPIHKILNIPLIIVDDDMMKDTGSTLKRYFKRSALIEENAQRALESEYERKINSLHFEAKLQLKEKSYKIAVIVLFSKIAAGKGSSGMNEVLITKTKEIIKNCLVSIVVSFGSPYLLRHFTDADVLVAAYEPTEEVQESVINCIRGKVPFKGRLPVAL